A region of the Gambusia affinis linkage group LG11, SWU_Gaff_1.0, whole genome shotgun sequence genome:
GatattaatgttgatttttttatatggacagtattatttatttttatttatgtttagtatttaatcagaaaataaagcattttatgGCAAGAGGCATTAGATTGCTGAAATAGTAAATATGATATCAAGATATTTATCTTGATTCATATCTGCTATATCACCTTCCTAATATTGTtggaaatgtcttaattttcaaattcaaataaatagtAGCCTAGCAAATCTTCATTTGTAAGGTTTTAAGAGACAATTAGCACTACAAAAGAATTTACCAGAATGAGTATTATGGTAgtcataattttatgaaaaataattctCTTTTTAGAGGCCCCTCATACTGCTTGTCCTTCCTCTAACATAATTTTAAAGACAATTGAAGCTCACAATTAGCTGCCATTGAGATTTATTAATCTCTAAAAATATCAATAGTGAAGACATCACATTATTAGTTCATATTAGCTCCTATGTTATGGTGCATTCacaaattgaaaacaataattGGATTTTTGTATCTACTGAGCACTAAGCTAGCcagtaaagaggaaaaaactgttCTTATTTCATTAGCAGTTTTGCAATTGCTTCATCCATTCAAGCGACATTAGATATCATTTGGTCACCTCATTTAAGCTCTGCTATAAATCAAAAGAGCAAACTCACACTGTATCTTAATATCACTGGTTTTCAGACTATAAAACTTATAAGGTTATTCCAGCAGGTGCCTAATTTGCATCTGAAACCTGTAAATTAGCATATCAGTCCTCAACTCAAACATGGATCACAATACtgtgtgtaaaaaagaaattttcttgttttttgtttttttcttacataatcaaaaagaaaatttttaaataacagaacAGATTGTCTAAGCAGCTGTGATGCTGAGCAATACAGTTGAATTGCAAATGATTAGAAATTGTCTAGCATAAAAAGTATGTAAAAAGCTTTTACATACTCAGCGtaatatttttaaccaaaacacagcaaataCAGTTGAAACATTCAGTGAATGAATTGGAGGCAATTTGCCGCAATTCAAGCCATTGTACATCCACACACGTGCGCCCATCCGAACGCTCTCTGTCATTTTCGCACTGATAATGTCCTCTGATGACAGGCTGTGAGTCAGAAGAGCGATCTGCCAGCAGCTGTGCTTCCGGCAGGCCAAGAGTTTAGTAAATCTTTCCTCACATCCTCAACCAACTTAATCTCAGTGATTGACTAGTTCTGTATAACTTTTGTTGTTATGTAGTCCACTTATTTATGCAGCATTAAACTAAACCCACGCTTcaatattagttattttttgctCTAACAATTTTTGTAGAAAACCTAACACAGAAATCTATATCAAACTCATAACACAGCCAGTTAAATTAGATCAGCTTTGAGAAGGTGCACATGGGGCTATTTTAGAAATAGACAGAAGATTACTCACCTGTAATGACATCAGCCCCTCCCCCTGCAGGTGGGCTGCAACATCTGCAGGAGTTATGTCTCTTCTAGGAGGAGGCAGCGGACGTGGTCTTCTATGCTCAAGACgtcttttgtctttcttatAAAGCAGAGCCGCGAATGCCAGTATATTGAGAAACAGCAGTGATGCTCCTACTGCTATCGTAACTGAGAGTTCAGTCGAGTAGTCCTCATTTGGGATCCGAACTCCACTTTCCCCTCCGTCCTGGCCCAAAGCAGACTCCGGAGGCTGTGGCGTTCCCCCTTGCGAACTTGGATGACGTGTGCTTATAGGAGGCCAACCTTTGGATAGACGCTTGGTGTAGGAATAAGGCGTATCATCTTGTGGAGAGGGACTGTGTGTGAAGGAGGAAACAGATTGCAAGAGTTCATTAACATGATGCAAGTGAGGAACAAGCTGGAGCCAGAAGGAGATCTTGGTGGCGCGGTAGTGGTCTCTGACACGGGGCTTGAGGCCGATGTGGAGGTACAGTTGCTCTTTGGGGGTGTATTTAGACCAAGCAACTTCTTCAAAGCGATTGGGCTTTGTGTGGATGAACTTGGTGTCTTGAGGAACTGGCTGGTTTGGATccctgaaaaaaggaaaaatactgACAGGTAAATCATTGTGAGAACATTCAAAGTGggctgttttagttttaagaattaaaatgtcttattttaaatttcttgaaatatttcttgAATTAAATGCTTGTATACTATCTAATGTGTCAGAAGCTTCCAACATTCACTTTCCTTAATTATCTTCCCTTTGAAATTGAAGTTGGTCATACACGTGTGCATTTTGccataaagtaaaaataacaactttagGGCAGTATTGATTACTATAACTTAAGTAATATTTAATGATGATCATCCAGGCATTGAGaaactttttcttctattttctcAAGTTTTTCCGTAGTCAGTAACAAGCTAGAACCCTATAGGCATTTTCCAATACTATTATTCTTTCTAGTGAAAtgtgttgattttcttttcttaaaaaacctAGTTCTGGAGAATATTAAATACATCCCATGTTATTCTTTGCATGCACAACTGTTTACTCAATGAAAGGGTAAAAGTTAATGCTTCAAGTAAAATTACTTTCATTGAGGACTTACAcaattgtttttagttttgataaTGAGATGAGCTGATTATGAATATCTGCAGGTTATAGTACTTGTAACCAATGATCCCTTGAAAGTAGCTAGTATTCACTGAAATAAGTAGAAACTTAACTGGGACATCTATTTGGTCTTTAAGGATTCGATGGACTGAGATAACTGTTTGAACGCATAAATTTACATTAGATAAAATGATGCAATAAAGATCAAATGGAATTATTCTAATGCACCATGTTCAATCTCGTGtggttcagatgtttttttgaaaatgtaccatttatatttgtatttattcttttgaagTTCTTAAATCTAGGGGAGTCCAAAAAAGCTTGTGAGCTTCTTCTTAGCCGGCCAAATTCCTCTGAGGGAATTGTTTCTCTCAAAGCTGGCCAACAATTTCACACTGACATCCATCCAATCAATATTAAGGTGACATGAAACAAACTACTGGCAAGTAAATTCTCAAAggatacattttgtttttgttgtgggattttttttttttcccactgaacATAACTCCAAAGTGATTTGTGGAGATCACTGACTTTTCCTGGTTATGTAATAGTTGGACGCTACAGCACAAACACATAAGACTGAGACAGCAAGAGTAAACAAAGATATACATTCGGGTATTTATAgtagaaaatattcaattagtaataaaagtatttattgttactAAAGATATTATTATCTACaatactgaaataataaaggggggaaaaaatccatcTTCCTGAGACATGAACACAGACTTCCTCCaccttttaatttaattttttcttttcaatttgtcaaattataactacaaacatcaatgtattatattgggattttatgtgataaaccaacacaagtGTTGATTTTGGTGGCCTGAACACAAATGTGTGTCAAagttttcaggatttatttgCAAACAATGTTGAAAACCATGTTTATCCCATCGCCCCCATACTTTACAATTATATAccattttgtgttgatctttgacataaaatcctagtaaaataaaatgaactattagtttttcacaaatgtgaaaatatcaagtaacattaatatttttgtctgacaaCATATTTGCATCAATCAGCATATAGTATTTGCATTAGCagtcaaactattttaaaatgtaaacaaattttgaaattaaaatgtcatttgctGATTTTGCTGTATGAGCAGAGCAGAAATGCTGCTATAGTGGGAAGCCCGACCAACACCCAAGCAAGTGCACAAGCTGAGGATTGATACACCCACGCAGCTCACAAAATATACATCTGGGAGCGTCGCCTCGCCGGTTAAATTGAGCTGTCGCAGAGTTCCATCATCGTCTGTGGCGCTCTCAGCAGAGTGGAATCTCTTTTTCAGAGAAAGCTCCCCATTGATAATTGAAGGGTGAACTGAACTCTTCACATCCCTCCTTTAGTGATTTTTGCTCTGCGGCTTGCTATGGTGGTAATGATAATTCAAGCTGTGCTGGAAACTCCAAATCTAATGTGATGTCACTGCTTTAGTGCATCCACATTAGAGatatgtttctttatttctttttcacacGTCAGAGTTAAATCTCTAAAAGCACTTTTCCTAATCTTTATGTTGTCAGAAAGCGAGACTGTTTGTTTAGATTAGCAGCTACACTGAAGATGTATCTATAAATCTAAAAAGATGCCAGTGGAAGGAGTCTCAACTGAATTAATTAATAGTAATTTCTCACTTCTGTTGGTTTATTCTCAGCTATTATATTTGTCTTTTAGAGTGTTAGAGTAAAGAGATAAACAAAAGTCTTATCAGTGCCTGCAAAGGTAATCACACCCTTTCAACATGTTCACATAATGATCATAACATTCAAGGGTTTCATGTGATAGATCAACCAATGCATCACTGCAAATAgttgttaatgtaaaaaattacTGCAAGATAGCCCAAACTCAATCAGATTGGAAGGAGGGCTATGACTCAGATTGGCAATTCATTCTAAATCTCAACATCGATTAGGCCATgagaaaaccaaaccaaatcCATCTCAGTCTCAAGcctttaaaatatcttcttaAAGTGTTCCTCCTAACGTCCTCCATTGTCCCATCAACTCTAatcagcttccctgtccctgctgaagaaaaacatctccCTGCCACCACCATGATTCATATGGGTAGGATGTTTCCAGTGTGATGTTCACTGCTAGTTTTCAACcacaaaattttttttcctgtggagGTAGATGTTCAGACTTGGTCCCATCTGACAAGAGTACCTTCTTTTTATAAGCATGCTGTCTTAGGTGTCCCTAACATAACTGCCTGATGACAGATGAAAATTTTGACAGCATTCTTTATGGCTACTTTCTTTTTGCtaactttttaatgaaaagcagaTGCATAAAAGTTTATGTTAATGGTGGTGGAGTCCTTCTGGACAGATTCTCTGGCTTTTGCCTATAATCCACAAACATACAATTGCTCTCTATACAATGGCCTTAAGAGTGATTGTGTAAATTGCTGTTTGCCCCATGAATCTCCTTGTAACTTTGTGATGAACTGGTGAACTTTCTAGGGTTataccccgcctctcacccagtaACTGATGGAAATAAGCACCAGACCGGCCCACAAGTCCCAGTAAGACTAAACAGATGGACTGAATAGTATTTTCTGAGACACTCAAAGCTTCTGATtctgttttataacctaactaTGCTTTATACTTCTCCACAACTGTATCTGTGGCCTGCATGCTGTGCTCCTTGTTCTGCATGATGCCGTTTGTTCACtattgttctctaacaaaccacTGAGGCCTTAAGTGACTTCAGCAAATCATTActtgctctggattttatttagaggagTCAGAGTAAAATGGATAAATGCTGATTGATTTTCCTCTATTACATGTTTAttggtaaaaatatttagaaaaccatgaatgtgttttcttccactttgcaTGTGTACACCTCTTTGCTTTGGTCAACCACATAAAATGTACATTGTGGTCTGTTGTGCtatatgaacagaaataaataaggGTTAAAATGTTTGCAGGGCAATGTATATAATGTCAGATCTGCAAAGTTTAAaagtggtattttttttatacttataTTTCTCTAAGCCACCGGCAgataatttcattttcagtttaataaattgAATCCTCTAGCTTTAGGCAGtactttttcatttaacattttgagtAAGCACTCCGTTCCGCAGAAATGATCGAGTAGAGAAAAGAAGAGAGTAGGTTACTTCAAGGccctgaaaaaaatgaaaaggccTTTCAAGATTTTGACAGTACATCACAGTGCAACCGCTGCCAAAACAATCTGCAGTGCTTCTTccatgattttatttgaataagtATCTCCTCATCATCCTAAGATGCTTTGAAGGAGAAACACAGCACATTCCTCACCTGTCAATTCATTGTTTGTTCCTATTAacactgttttctgctttaaaaaaactgtcttcATAGTGGAAActccccttcaaaataaaataattccacaatgcaaaaaaaatatatatgttatgaataaaaatgcaatccTGAATGTCAGTTagcaataaaaaagaagatatgTGTGTCATAAATCACTTTGAGTTAGCCCAAAGAATTAAAGCTAGCGTATTAAGAACTGCACAGTGAAGAGGCACAAAGCTGTTTATCTTAATAACAACATTGACTTGAATCTTGGCCGTCTCATTTTAAGCTTGGATGAGATTTGTTCCTGTAAATTCAAGAGTGAGCTGtccacactcacacaaacaacACTGCATGTTGCCAAACCCTTGTCTCTGTGAagtcatacaaaaaaaaaaaaaaaaaaaaacgaggagGAAAAAATCAATCAGCacactttattttacattcgaaaatgtgattaaatgtcTGGGCCTTCATTCATTAAAATAAGATCTCTTCTCCTCGTAGGCAAGGATTAGATATTGATATCGCAGTAAAGCTAATTAGCTGAAGAGATGCTTTGTTTTCATgagtttttgctgcacaaagaaaatgaaaaaccctGTCAGTGGGATTTTCCGTCTGATTGATGTTTCACATCACTGAACCTTTTTCAGCTTACCCTGTCTTGGCGAAGTTGGTCCAGTAAGTCATTACCACTGCACTCAGCATCACGTCGTTCTTGGAGAAGTTACAGTTGAACAGATCAGTGGGACCCACCATGGGCACGCCGAACACATAGGGCACCTACACACACCAATACACATGCTGGATTAACCTACACAATACATCCAATCCCtgcttaaaataagacaatctTTAAATTACCTTAAAATAAAGCCTCTAATTCATTTGAAGATTTAAAAGGATTTTCATGTAAGTCAGATTTAGAAGACAATAGATacttctttttatatatatatagaatagGCTTAAAGCCTTAAAGCAGAATAGCATCAGTGAGCTAAAATTTCATAACCACTCAAGACTGTATTTGAAGTAGcctaaaagaaaattagaactcagctccttctctctcttcagacttgaatgaaaaatgtgaataaaatgttcaaaatttcCGCATTGAAAACAACTGGCTACACtgcaaagcaaatgaaaataaggGGGGAGAGATGTGGAATCACATAGAGCAAATTAAGCACATTAAATCCTTTTTCATCTTTAAGGGTACTTGTTCAACTGATGAAGCATCCAGCAATTGCTGTTTTCTAAGCCTGGTACTGTTCTCGTTTAGATATTTCTTGCAGTAATTACATCTCTGCTGTAATTAAAACAGGTGATTAgggtctttttattttttaatttttttttgctttgttttgccttttgctTAGAATAGCTCtccaataattataaaaatcaACTGTGAAACACAGttcacatttgtatttttcaagcagaattttaaattgatctattttttgtacctttttgCCTGCCTCAGATTTTATTAGTTGCACATAAAAAGTGAACCCACACCAATAGCCGAAAGTATCAAAACATAGaccaagaaaaataattaaatagtttttttcaccCTTATTTGACGTCTATTTTGTAcaattcatctaaaaaaaataataaaaaaaatatgtgttggAAGGAAAAATGTACAACTCAAATCTTAGTATTTCTGCTGTGAAgctttttgaacaatttttgaAGAGTTCATCAAGCAATGgattattttctgacatttcccAAATACTCTTGAGTATTATTTCTCCTCTTTTCATTTAGCTtcataaattaacttttatttagcaGGAGTGTACTTAACCTGTGTTGCTGTAAgccttttaaatgaaaacagtttatgAGCAGTTGAGtgtactttaaatattaaagttgtaCTTGACACGAGGATAAAGTTGAGAAAACAGATGTAATCTATTTACAAAGGAATGGTTATTGGATTTTGAGATCATCACAGATCAGGCACTCATTATTAACATGAAAGTTATATTTATTAAGGGCTTTAATTGATatgtttaaacagtttttttttgtttgtttgttttttgtttgaacttGTGAAATGTGTAGCATCAATGCAGGATCAAAATCTTACATACAGACTGACATTTAAACATTCACCTTGCCTGATTTGTATTTGGATGAATGTCCCTCATAAAGCCATAGATGAAGTTCAACCTTTTTGGAGCCATCAACAACCTTGTAACTTAATTCTGCTAGAGTATTTGGCCACTCCTCTTATCAGAAATGGTAGCTCAGCTGTGAAGCATGGTCCAAACAAGTTTAATAGGGCTGAAGTTGGCACCCTTCCAGAGCCTAAAATGTTAGCCTGATGTATTCCTTTCAAAACCAGTGTTGTTACATGGTTTTGGGATCTATGCTTTGTTGAAACATTCAGTTgtctccaattttttttttgactctgATGctaaatgtcattatttatatTGCTCAGGGGCAACCGAGTTACCACTAAAGCTCAAGTTTATCACACACTGTAAGATGCTGGAACACCATGAAGCCacttaaaaatcacatttgccGAGCGACCAGCTCTGAAATCGACACCTTCAAGCGGAAATGAAATTAGCTGCTGTTATTGGAAAAGTACCTTTTGGTGAAATGTTTTATGGTAAGACGAGATCAAGATTGAGCTTTCGGgccaaaacaacagaaagagagTCAAGGTAAAACCTTTAAACCCAAGAAGACTATACAATCTCTTATGCACAACAATGAAGATGGAGGACTACACCTAATTTTTTATCTTCTCCTCCACAGCTTTCATGCTAAAACTTTGGCGTGGTGGaccaaacagaaaattattaaacagttttttgaaCGAAGAAAGCAGGCAAAAATATTAAGCTCTCTAGATACCTAAACCTCAACCTTATTGGAAATGTAACGACTATCCCTAAAAACCAGAAGAGACTTAGCTTTATTGCAACTAATAATACCGTTCCATTCTTACCACAATATGACTTTTTTAATACTGTGTAGGAAATACTTAATTTCTAATTTGTGCACCAAAATTATGGAAGTTGTGTATTGTATTGTCattccattttgaaaaattatctaaaataaatcattaaaacccCAAAATGAATCACATTCATGCTCATAGTGAGTGTATCTAAACATCTACAGAtatattctctttttcttaaCATCTAATATCATCTCTTTTGGcaaatcaaaagcaaatattaGGAGAAACACAGCAGTCTTACCTCATCACCATGGGCAGAATCAGCCCAGGGTGGCGTGGCATCACTCTGGCAGTGGTGGTAAAAGGAGTAGAAGTAGGTAGGAGACCCATACTGTGCATGGAGGTCTGCTGTAGCAATGGCTGGCGCCACCCACTGGTGATCTGTAAAAAGTGCTACCAATGTCTTTCGACGAGTTTCTGCGTTGTCGCGGTCTGCCCAGTCAGTGTACATGAACCTtcacaaaacatatttgaaatcaCCTTGCCGCTTGACTAAACAATATATTTCACATATACTAAATAATTCGAGCTCCTAGATACATTTTCTGCATGGTCAAGTATTTACTTTTAATGCAGTAGCTTTCCAAAAGTTGGAGTCACAGATGGTTTgtttaagttattaaaaataaacaaatgaacttCAGGTCTTCCCTGCTGCTCAATGAGTACAACGCTTTCAGCTTGTAAATAGTACTGTAAGCTGGGTGGTCACGCCAGTGCTGGCAAAGCAGTTTTCTAACAGCATTTTATTGCTAAAAGATAGTAAAATAAAGGACGGCATCTACACGGAAGTccttgcaaaaaataataataataaagattgGCTTGGCAGAGTATTTTGAAACAGTGAGAGACGACAACTAAAATGACAGATCAAGTTAAATGCGCCCCACCAAACACACCCAATGTGTGTGTAACCAACAAATAGCCAACAAGCGTTCAGTGAATCTGGCTAAATGCTAAATTCATTAATCGTGCACGTCTACCGTGACATTATATAGCTGAGTATCTGAAATCTTTAGAGGGTGGTTTTACTGCAGGGAGGAGGGAAGTACAGAGGAGTTGAGAGCAGAATGATGATCAGACCAATGAGTACAACAAATTGACTAATAGATGTTACTGTCCAGAAAGAAGTCCAGCGATCACTGTGTTACTTGGCAACACAGAGCTTTGTATGCACAGTAAATTATGGGAGTTTATGGGCTACAGTTGCTGTGTGAACAATATATCTGGGACTGTAATGCTCAGAGATAGCtgttttatcaacatttttattctcagtgagagtggatttttatttatttcatagtCTATTATTTTTACCTAAAGGCCATTGACACCTGATGGCATTGAAGTGGTTCGTTCTCCTCAGTATGTTAGCAACTTGCAAAATTCAGTTTGTAAAGCTATAATCTGCATGTCTGACAAGCATCCAACTGCAGGCTAGCTACTTAACTGTATTATTAATCAGCTGATATcagcttgttgtttttcaataaaggATTTAAAGAGAAATGGGTCAGACTAGAATcacctgaatttcagtttgACTGACCCTGACAGGTGAGTGGCCCAATATAACCTCAAAAATCAACTATTTTTCTCTTCAATGGAGAGTACTGAATTAAGTTTAACCAAATCCTCCATGTGGAAGTTGTTACTTCAGGGAAAcccaaaattttattttttatttatttatttatttttttatctaccagaagtttaaaattaagtctgagaaagctgaaaaagtgaaagaagaTTGAAACTGCATTTTATGCAGAGGATGAATGTATGGCTGCTACTTTTACAAAGAGGCTTAGTGAGATAACAGGTTTGTTGTAAGTGATACATCCCAATTGCAACTTTATTATTTGATGTCTGTTAAGGAttgctggatttggaaatgttgccagctatttggattttttttttttttcatgtgttaaTCTTAGCGGAAGAATCTCCACTTTGTATGAAATATACAGAGACAACTGTTTACATTTAATACTATTAACCAGATTATTTGGACAAATTTCTAATTGAAGATGCTAAGGACCGATTCCAATTTCAACTCtaatcattttctctttgttttaaaataatggtAAAACTCTGTTTTACAGCAACTACTCATGAAACATACAATTGGCACTCTGCTCTTAATTATAATTGATGGTGAAAGGCTGGATAAAAATagttaaaaggtttatttatagtttattaAGACAGTGGTTCTCAAACCTTTTCAACTTCTGACTGAAATACATAAGCAGCAGAAGAGACTGCTGAGGCAGAGCTAAGGTTCATTGTGCCAGCCTTATGTAAGTCAGTTATCTGGGGGTACAGCATCAACAGTGAACACATTGTCTATTTGAAAgaactgttttttaatttcttctaaaatagatagcataattattttttcaccattatgctttttgttattttgtgattttttttttgtactcaGTATTGTGCACTTGTTGATTCTTAACCCCAATGGGGTCCAGACAGGCCCGACTTCATGAACCAGAACTTTAAGACCATCAAGGAAAACTAGGATTGGCAGGTCAGCTTTACAAAAAACTGATATCTGTCTCTCAGCCATAAAACCCCGATCGGTACATCTCTGCTCCTGGCGTTACTGTAAAAAGAGCAATAAGGCTTTATTTGGTATTATAACAACTACTGATGCTATGAGctataattattaaaatatattagtaGCAGATATTTTAAGTTGTCATACAGCAAGAATCTCATTCATGCATTGTAACCACtagataaaaatcaataaacataaaattaatagTATTTAAAGCAGTAGCTCATGAAACTGCTTCTTTTCTAATAGCCTGCACTAGCAAGCTGTGCTGCAGTCAAAACACTAGATTCAGGATcataaacagcaacaacaactgGAGATTCAGTTTTGAATTGTAGCTTTCATTTCTACAACTAATACATTCATTACTGCCTttgctatttaaaaatataaaagtctaCATTTTCCTGTAAGGAGTCTTCTTGCAAGgagtttctgttcatttcagtTACAATGTCCTTCAGCCACCTTAAGGGTCATCATACCGAGTGCATCTGCATAATGTTTGCCAAGTACCTATTTCTTCCTACCTCcaacataaaaatatccatCTGTGGATGAGGATAATGTGGACCCATTTATGCCCTTTTCCCTTCTTTGTCTAATCAGATTAATTCTAAGAAGGCTGGTAATCATACTTTCCAGAATGTCACATGGATGCTTAAACATGCatagattttcagttttatactCACCGTATGCTCTCTCTTAGTGTATCTCGGCCTTCTGGGTAACCATACAGACTATCCACAAAGTCTGACACGGCAAAGTCAAAGTCCTCGGCTGTGACTCCGTCCTCAGAGTCCACAATTCCCTCCACAAACTTCACGCCTTCCCCTTGGTTGACCCCGAGCATCACATCATAGTTCAAAAACTCTCCCTGCTCCATCAGAATCTGAGGGTCATCAGGTATAACGTCGCCATCAATCACAGGGGCAAAAGCAGTGTGATATTTGGCCGGAGTAATGTTCTGCTCCACAAGTTCACGGAAACTCCGGCCCTGGAGGCAGGTGACCAGTTGAGTGCTATCATCAATGCCACAGCCAACCCTCTCGCCGAGCTGCCGGGCATATTTGCTTGGCTGGTAGTTCACAGCCCAACTGGCTAAGGAGCTGCCACTC
Encoded here:
- the LOC122839931 gene encoding neuroligin-4, X-linked-like, encoding MSELRTSRTIPPSPFSSPLGFPSLLLSLCFSLSLQPTSLSAEQTVPVVSTAQGRIRGILTPLPSDLLGPVIQYLGVPYARPPTGDRRFQAPEPPLPWPGIRNVTQFAPVCPQALDERSMLGDMMPSWLTANLDIAATYLTHQSEDCLYLNIYVPTEEDIHEEGGQRPVMVYVHGGSYSEGTGNMMDGSVLASYGNVIVITLNYRLGVLGFLSTGDQAAKGNYGLLDQIQALRWVKENIASFGGDPSRVTVFGSGAGASCVSLLTLSHYSEDLFHRAIIQSGSSLASWAVNYQPSKYARQLGERVGCGIDDSTQLVTCLQGRSFRELVEQNITPAKYHTAFAPVIDGDVIPDDPQILMEQGEFLNYDVMLGVNQGEGVKFVEGIVDSEDGVTAEDFDFAVSDFVDSLYGYPEGRDTLRESIRFMYTDWADRDNAETRRKTLVALFTDHQWVAPAIATADLHAQYGSPTYFYSFYHHCQSDATPPWADSAHGDEVPYVFGVPMVGPTDLFNCNFSKNDVMLSAVVMTYWTNFAKTGDPNQPVPQDTKFIHTKPNRFEEVAWSKYTPKEQLYLHIGLKPRVRDHYRATKISFWLQLVPHLHHVNELLQSVSSFTHSPSPQDDTPYSYTKRLSKGWPPISTRHPSSQGGTPQPPESALGQDGGESGVRIPNEDYSTELSVTIAVGASLLFLNILAFAALLYKKDKRRLEHRRPRPLPPPRRDITPADVAAHLQGEGLMSLQVKQLECDVASADERNNAHHHHTLDTLDALDGLDTQDIYSTLDTVRLTCPPDYTLTLRRSPDDVPLMTSLTPGSLPVTPGSHPVTPATPMTPMTPGSVAGMRMGHPHQGYTHHSPYSNTHLPHTHISTHTHSTTRV